The following proteins are co-located in the Nitrospirota bacterium genome:
- the purL gene encoding phosphoribosylformylglycinamidine synthase subunit PurL has translation MTAPGSVITKDLIAQHGLSDEEYKKIVEILGREPNLTELGMFSVMWSEHCSYKSSRVHLRKLPTTGPRVVQGPGENAGAVDIGDGLCAVFKMESHNHPSFIEPYQGAATGVGGIMRDVFTMGARPIALLDSLRFGLLDKPLNRHLFKGVVAGIAGYGNCMGVPTVGGEVVFNDIYSQNPLVNAFCLGIAKKDRLFKGLAAGIGNPVMYVGSKTGRDGIHGATMASDAFDEASESKRPTVQVGDPFTEKLLLEACLELMDKDLLVGIQDMGAAGLTSSSCEMASRAGNGIDLDLTEVPRREPGMTPYELMLSESQERMLMIAKEGKEAEVLAICKKWDLDAAVVGRVTNDGILRVRDQGKVVAEIPAKALAEDGPRYERPNAPPPYQEHLQSLNLDVLPDVKDATGVLLSLLESPTIASKSWVYRQYDHMVRTNTLVRPGSDAAVVRIKGTNKALAIATDCNGRYCLLNPYVGAGIAVAEAARNLVCSGALPIGLTDCLNFGNPERPDIMWQFILSIEGIKDACEAFGVPVVSGNVSFYNETNGLSIYPTPILGMVGLIEPADRATTQWFKQAGDQIILLGTTRDDLGGTEYLRVVHHREQGSPPHLSLEAEKSLQACVLALIGEGLVQSAHDCSDGGLAVTLAECCVSSPGLRLGAVVRLEPNGLRRDALLFGESQSRVVLSVKPSVAEQVLNQAEQMGVPAAAIGSVQGDRLVIDVAADRWGAGCRIDTDLNTLFDRWGNSLERALEQS, from the coding sequence ATGACGGCACCGGGTTCCGTGATCACCAAAGACCTCATCGCGCAGCATGGGCTGTCGGACGAGGAGTACAAGAAGATCGTCGAGATTCTGGGGCGGGAGCCGAACCTGACCGAGCTGGGGATGTTCTCGGTCATGTGGAGCGAGCACTGCTCCTACAAGAGTTCGCGTGTCCATCTCAGGAAGCTCCCGACGACCGGGCCGCGCGTCGTGCAAGGGCCTGGCGAGAATGCCGGGGCGGTGGATATCGGCGACGGGCTCTGCGCGGTCTTCAAGATGGAATCGCATAACCACCCGTCGTTCATCGAACCCTATCAAGGGGCGGCGACCGGCGTGGGCGGGATCATGCGCGACGTGTTTACGATGGGCGCCAGGCCGATCGCCTTGTTGGATTCGCTTCGGTTCGGTCTGCTCGACAAGCCGCTGAATCGGCATCTGTTCAAGGGGGTCGTCGCCGGGATCGCCGGCTACGGGAATTGCATGGGCGTGCCCACGGTCGGCGGGGAAGTGGTCTTCAACGACATTTATAGCCAAAATCCATTGGTGAATGCCTTTTGCCTGGGAATCGCCAAGAAAGACCGGCTCTTCAAGGGATTGGCGGCGGGCATCGGCAACCCGGTGATGTATGTCGGGTCCAAGACGGGACGGGACGGGATTCATGGGGCCACGATGGCCTCGGATGCCTTCGATGAAGCCTCCGAATCCAAGCGGCCGACCGTCCAGGTCGGAGACCCCTTCACCGAGAAGCTGTTGCTGGAAGCCTGCCTGGAATTGATGGACAAGGATTTGTTGGTCGGCATCCAGGATATGGGCGCGGCTGGGCTGACCAGCTCCTCCTGCGAGATGGCCTCGCGGGCCGGGAACGGGATCGACCTGGATTTGACCGAGGTCCCGCGGCGCGAGCCTGGCATGACGCCGTATGAGCTGATGCTCTCGGAATCGCAGGAGCGGATGCTGATGATCGCCAAGGAGGGGAAGGAAGCGGAAGTCCTGGCGATCTGCAAGAAATGGGATCTGGACGCGGCGGTGGTGGGCCGGGTGACGAACGACGGCATCCTGCGTGTGCGCGACCAGGGCAAGGTGGTGGCGGAGATTCCTGCCAAGGCTTTGGCCGAGGATGGGCCCCGCTACGAACGGCCCAACGCGCCGCCTCCCTATCAGGAACATCTGCAATCGCTCAACCTGGATGTCCTGCCTGATGTGAAGGACGCGACGGGAGTCCTCCTCTCCCTTCTGGAATCGCCGACCATCGCCAGCAAATCCTGGGTTTACCGACAGTACGACCACATGGTGCGGACGAACACGCTGGTGCGGCCCGGGTCGGATGCGGCGGTGGTGCGGATCAAGGGGACGAACAAGGCCCTGGCCATCGCCACGGACTGCAACGGGCGCTACTGTCTGTTGAATCCTTACGTCGGGGCCGGCATCGCCGTGGCGGAAGCGGCGCGCAACCTGGTCTGCTCCGGCGCCCTGCCGATCGGCCTCACCGACTGTTTGAATTTCGGGAATCCCGAACGGCCGGACATCATGTGGCAGTTCATCCTGTCCATCGAAGGAATTAAGGATGCCTGCGAGGCCTTCGGCGTCCCGGTGGTCAGCGGCAACGTGAGCTTTTACAACGAGACCAACGGGCTGTCCATCTATCCGACGCCGATCCTGGGTATGGTGGGGCTGATCGAGCCGGCGGACCGGGCCACGACCCAATGGTTCAAACAAGCCGGGGATCAGATCATCTTGCTGGGCACGACCAGGGACGATCTGGGCGGAACGGAATATCTGCGGGTGGTGCACCATCGGGAGCAGGGCTCGCCGCCGCACCTGAGTCTGGAGGCGGAAAAGTCGCTGCAGGCCTGCGTGCTCGCGTTGATCGGCGAGGGGTTGGTCCAGTCGGCGCATGACTGCTCCGACGGAGGGCTGGCCGTGACGCTGGCTGAGTGCTGTGTGTCGTCGCCTGGGCTTCGGCTCGGCGCTGTGGTACGATTAGAGCCGAACGGGCTCCGCCGGGATGCGCTGCTCTTCGGGGAAAGCCAGTCTCGGGTGGTCCTGTCGGTCAAGCCGTCTGTGGCTGAACAGGTGCTCAACCAGGCCGAGCAGATGGGTGTGCCGGCGGCGGCCATCGGCTCGGTGCAGGGAGATCGGCTGGTGATCGACGTGGCGGCAGATCGCTGGGGCGCCGGTTGCCGGATCGACACGGATCTGAACACCCTCTTCGACCGCTGGGGCAACAGCCTCGAACGGGCGCTTGAGCAATCATGA
- a CDS encoding GNAT family N-acetyltransferase, with product MGDGEGEVARQAVSIEYRLAVPADEQAVASLLERAGLSSEGIAPHLPHFVVAVAGGRLVGTAGCEIHGSGGLFRSFAVDPGYRGQGIGAQLYRLVVAHARSAGVRDGYLLTDTAEGFFAKFGFQRVTRDAVPRAIRETEQFRIQCLPASVCMGRSFGNAESDMERQARA from the coding sequence ATGGGCGATGGAGAGGGAGAAGTCGCGCGGCAGGCGGTGTCCATCGAGTATCGGCTTGCCGTGCCCGCTGATGAACAGGCCGTTGCATCGCTCCTCGAACGAGCAGGGTTGTCGTCCGAAGGAATCGCCCCGCATCTCCCGCACTTTGTGGTGGCGGTCGCAGGGGGAAGGCTTGTCGGAACGGCGGGATGCGAGATCCATGGCAGCGGGGGGCTGTTTCGGTCGTTTGCGGTCGATCCGGGGTATCGCGGGCAAGGGATCGGTGCGCAACTCTATCGGCTGGTGGTCGCCCATGCGCGGTCGGCTGGCGTGCGTGACGGGTATCTGCTGACGGATACGGCCGAGGGCTTCTTTGCGAAGTTCGGGTTCCAGCGAGTGACGCGAGACGCGGTGCCGCGAGCCATTCGGGAAACCGAGCAATTTCGGATTCAATGTCTTCCCGCGTCGGTGTGTATGGGACGGTCATTCGGCAACGCAGAGTCGGACATGGAGAGGCAGGCGAGGGCATGA